The Rhizobium leguminosarum nucleotide sequence CGCTGGCGATGCCGAACAGCACGCCGAGCACGATGAAACCGAAAAGGCTCAAAACGACGAGAAGCGCAATATATTCCCGCCCCGTGACGCCGCCGAAGGGCCGGCCGCCATAGATCAGCTTCTGCTCGAGCTGCGCGCCGTAATCGGCAAGCAGCGGCTCGAAATGCGTTAGCACGAATTCGACCGGCGTGCGCATGCCGACGCTGTCGACGATATTGGGCGGCGGACCATCGCCGCCCGCGGTCCGGCGCACCACCTGGATACTGCCGAGCATATCGCCGATCCACCAGACGAACAGCGCAGCGGTAATGCCGGCAAAGGTGATGGCGATCGGGGCGAGGGGTATCTGAGACATCATACCGACACCTTCATCATCGAGCGCATCCAGAAGAAACCGGTCGCATAGAGGATGGCGCCGACGATCGCGATGACGATGCCGATGGCGTTGCCGAACACCTTGTCGATCAGTTCCGGCTGGCCGAAGAAGATCATCAGGATCATGAACAGCGCGCCGCCGTTGACGACGCGGAAGTTCATGCGCGCCTGCGACGACGAGGTGGTGATCTTCTGATCGAGCTTCCAGATTTCCTTGAAGGATTTCGACATTTCCGTCAGCGGCTCGGAAATGTCACCGCCCTGGCGGGCAAAGAGACCGAGGGCTGCGTCAACCATCTTGAAATGCAGGCTCGGCACGTTGCGGCCGTGGCGGTCGAGCGCCTCGACCAGGCCGATGCCGAGCTTCTGTTCGCGGGCAATGCGCTCGAACTCCCGCGAGGCCGGCATCTGGCCGGTATCGGCCACCGCATTGACGGCGATGGCGAGCGGCTTGCCGGTGCGCACGGCCGAGACGATCTGGTCGACGGCATAGGGAAGCTGCGATTCGATCTGCAGCCAGCGGCGCTGCAGATAATAACGGATCACGCCCTTGGGCAGGAAGGTGGCGACCGGGATTGCGATGACGAAGCCGAAGATCGGCCCGAAGATCAGCGAGATCACGATGAAGACGACGATCGCCGTGATGCCGTAGGCGAGGATCATCGTATAGGGCGGAACGGCATCGCGCCCGAAGACCTGCGCCGCCTCGCTGGCGAGCGCAATGTCACGTTCGGTGGCGCGCAGCAGCGGCGCCGGCCAGCGCACCGGCGCGCCCCAGACGAGCAATCCCGCCGTCACAGCGCCGAGGGCGACCGTAAAAATCTGCAGAATGCTGATATCCATGGCTTCCCCCTCAGAGCAATTCCAGCAAAAGTGCGCAGCGCTTTTGCCGGGGAATTGCGTAAAAACAAAAACTTAGAGCGGTTCTGCGCTTCCGCGAAAACCTGAACCGCTCTAGACGAACATGTCCAGTTTTTCGATCTCGCCGTCGTCGTTGAACTCGACGAGCTCGGCGACGAAGCTCGGCAGGTAGCCGGTGAAGGCATGCACGGCCTGGCCGCCGGCGCGGCCGACGAGATTGAAGATCGGCTCGACGATGATGAGGCCGGTATCTGGATCGATGCCTATCACCTCTGATATCTCGGTGACGGCACGCCGGCCATTCGCCAGGCGGTTGAGCTGCACGACGAGCTCGACGGCGGCAACGATCTGCTGGCGGATCGCCATGACAGGCAGCGAACTCTGGCCCTGCAGCACCATCACCTCCAGGCGGGTCATCATGTCCTGCGGCGTGTTCGCGTGCGCCGTCGTCATCGAGCCGGCATGGCCGGTGTTCATCGCCTGGAGCATGTCGATCGCCTCCGCACCACGGCATTCGCCAACGATGATGCGGTCGGGACGCATGCGCAGCGCGTTGCGCACGAGGTCGCGGATGGTCACGCTGGTCTCGGACTCTGCCGTCTTCGGCCGCGATTGCAGATAGACGACATGGATGCCGTCGAGCTGCAGTTCGGACGTGTCCTCGACGGCAACGACGCGCTCGCCGACCGGGATGAATTGCGACAGGCTGTTCAAGAGCGTCGTCTTGCCGGAGCCTGTGCCGCCTGAGACAACGATGTTCTTGCGTGAACGAACCGCCGCCTCGAGGAAGGCGCGCATCGGCTCGCTGAGCGCGCCGGCGGTGACCAGCTTGCTGATATCGAGCCGCGACTTGCCGCCGAACTTGCGGATGGTCAGACAAGCGCCCTTGACCGCCAGCGGCGGAATGACGGCGTTGACGCGCGAGCCATCCGGCATGCGGAAGTCGGCCATCGCCTCGCTCTCGTTGATCGAGCGGTTGGAATCGACGGCGATGCGCTCGATCACCTTCATCAGCTGCCGCTCATTGGCGAAGGCGAAGGGATAACGCTCCAGCAGGCCGAATTTTTCGACGTAGATCTCGTCGTAGCGCGTCACCATGATTTCCGAGATGACGTCGAGATCCATCAGCTCGGAGATCGTCCCCCAGCGATACATCAGCTCCTCGATATTGGAGCGCAGGTGCATATGGGCGATCTCGTAACGGTCGCCGGCGTTGAAAAGAGCCTGCCTGGACTGGAAGGCGGCGCTGAACCGCGTATCGAGCTGGGCGAAGTCCGAGCGGGTGGATTCGAAGTTCAGCTTGAGCTGCAGCGCCGAAATCAGCGCCTTGCCGACGTCGAAGAGGCGGCGATTGTCCTGCTCCTCGCGCGACAGGCTTGCGGCATTCGACGAGGCGTCGCGCCGCCCCGTGCGGGCAATGCGTTTGGCCAGCCACCGATAGACGGCGTTCTTGATGACAAGGATGACGAGATCTTGCGGTGCAGCGTCGAGCGCCTCCTTGATGAACATGTCGAGGCGCTCGCGGATTCGGTTTCGCGTGTCCTCGCGGCCGAAATCGGAAGATTTCACCAGCCGGTCATATTGCGTGTCCTTCAGTAGGCGCTCGTGGATTTCCATCTGCAGGGCGAGCACACGTTCCTGGTCGGGAAACTGCGTGACCGCTTCGGCCACCGCCGCCGGCTCGACGAGCTCGATCGTGACGTTCGGCACCCAGATCGACATGCCGGCCGATACCGCGACCGGCGTGCCGGCCCGAAGCGGCTGATCGTCGACGCGCGTCGGGTTGCGGCCGTGATGCTGCACCGACCAACCCTGGCCCGACTTCCGCAGCACGAATTGCGGCGAGGAGACGTGGCTGCCGCGCAGGCGCACGACGCCCGCGCCGGCAGGCAGCGTCAGCGTGCTGCTTTCGCCGACGAAATAGGTCTCGTTCGCCGAGAGCGGGATGACCTCCCGACCGCTGCCGTCCTCATAGGAAATCTTCAACAGCATGGCTCATTCCCCCGCGCCGGTCACATGCGCGTCCAGTTGATGCTCGGCAGGTCCTCGACGGTATTGTCGGCCGGATTGCGCAGCACGAGGTTCAGGCTGCCGTTCGATTGGCCCATGGCAAAAATCAGCATTTCGGCTTCCGACGGCGTCACTTCGACGGTCACATTGTTGTACGTACTGTTGGCCTTGGTGACCGCGCCCTCCGCCGTCGTCGCCGCGCCGACGGCCAGCACTTTGACATTCTGCAGGAAGGTGCGGGTGACGACGCGGGTGCGCGAGCTTATGCCGAGTTTATAATCCTGCGCCTGTTTGCGGTAGGCGTTGACATCGTTCTCGTCGGCGCCCGGATACTGGGTGAGATAGTTCTTCAGCATCTGCTCGACGGGCGACTGCGGCTGGGCTGGAGCCTGCGGCTGTCCTGCTGTGGCCGGCGCCTGACCAGGGACGGCAGGCTGGCCTGGCACGGCAGCGGGCTGGCCGGGCGCTCCCGGTTGGGCCGCTGCGGCCGGCGCCACGGGCTCGACCGGTTCGTCGACCGTGCCGATGATATCGACATAGCTGCCTGGTTCGACGAAATGGCCGACGGCCGCGGCCGCGTTGACGGGAAGGGTCAGCGCCCGCTTACCCGGCGCGATCATCGTCGTAAGGCGTCCGCCGTCGGTATCGTCGAAATACTGGAAGAGCAGCACGGAGCCTGCCGGAATATCGCTCGCAGCCGTCCTGTCCTTCAGCCATTCCTGATAGGCGCTGGCGGCAGGCACCGCGAGTTTGGCGAGCGCCCCGAAGCTTTCCGGCAGCATCACCGGCTCGGCAAGCATGTCGGGTGTGATCGCCTGTCCTCGCGTGACCTTCCTGTCGGGCTGGAGCCGAATGAAGGCATAGGCCGTCTGCTCGTTCTTGACGCTCTCGGTCCAGAAGTAGAGCAGAACGCCGGTGATGAGCCCGACGATGACAGCCGCGATGAGCTTCCAGTTCATGGTGTTATTCCCCCTACGAAGGGTTGCCTGATTTGAATGACCTCGACGGTTCGGCCGTCGGTTTTGCTGCGAGTGTAAAGAACATTGGCCTCGACGCTGCCGCGCCGGCCATAAAGGGCAGTGACCCCGCCCCGCTGCGCCGGCGGCGTCTCGATGGTGAAGCCATCGCGGGCAAGCAGATCGGCGCGCTGATCGGACCAGCGCACGGCCGACAGCGTGCCTTTCGACACGACCGTGCGTGACGTGTGGCCCTTGTCGCGATCGCCGATATCGCTCAGCACCTCGACACCGGCCGGCGGACGCAGCGACTGCGGCAGCTTGGTGACATCGGCAGGTGCTGCAAAGGCCGGCAGCGTCGAGGCAACATCGTCGAAGCGGCTCATCAGCACCTCGGTCATCGGCGCATCGGCCGGCCTGCGGATCATGATCGTGACGCCCGGGATGGGCGCTCTCGCCGAGGGATTTGCAGGGTCCTGCCGTCTGAGATAATCGAGGGCAGCCTCGCCGTCGCCGTCGAAGAATCGCACCACCACGGCGAGATCGTCGCGGATGCGGCTCGTCTTCGGGACGATCAGCATGTTGGCGGCAATGACGGCGGTCAGTTCTTCCTTGTCGTTGCTTTTCGGCAGGGCGGGCCGGGTATTGACGGCCAGCACCCGCAGCCACTCGTCGGTGATATCGGAAATGCTGCGATCGCTCTGATAGGGCGTGAATTCAAGCGGCTGGCCGTTGATGACGAGATCGCGCGGCGCGCGTTCCGGCGCGCCAAGGATGCCGGCCAGCATCGAATTCAGCGTCACCCTCAAATCCTTGTAGATCTCGGCTCGAACAGGTGTGGCCGCGGCGGCGGCAAGCCCGATGACGAGCACCAAAGCGGCGAGATGGCTGGCAAAACGAAAGGAGATGCGCGGGCCCCGTCTCATCTTATTTCGCTCCCGGAAAGACGCCGTCGAACAGATCGCCAGAATCGCTGGCCACGCCGCGGATTTCCCGGCGCAGGGTCGGATCGTAGCCTCGGCGCGTGGTATCGTTGTTGTGGGAGGCAAACAGTGTCGAGTCATCCACCGTGAACGCGTCCTTCCAGCGGAGGCTCCTGATGGTATCGAGATCGTCGGAATCCCTGAACTTGTAGACTCGATCGGCCGTCGCGGTGACGAGCTGCGGCTTCTCATTGGCGAGGTCGCCGACCATGTCGCCGAAATCGCGGCCGTCGCTCTTCCAGGTCTTCTGTACGTCGTCCCAGACAAAGGTGCGCTGAGGGTCGCCGCCGCCTTCATGCGATGGTGTGCGTGAGCAGCTCATGGCGTCGCGTCCCGGCAGGGCCGGCAGAGCCGGGATCGGAAAGACGTTCGAGAAATCCGACGTGCAATCCAGCCCATTCGCCTCGGCAAAGGCGGCGTTGCGCATCGCCACCATGGTTCCGACCTTCTTGGTGGAAATCTTGTTCGCATGGATGACGAAAATCACGATCAGCAGGATGACCGGCGCAGCGAGCACGAATTCAATCGAGGCGAGACCGCGCCTATCGCGGTGCAGCCGCATCAGCAGCCCGCGGCCGGGAGGACCGCTCATAGGCTCAGTGTGTGTTGACGGCAGCCCAGGCATTGGCTCCTCCTCGGTCGAAGACGCGGGTCAGGCCGGTAAAACTATCGGCCGCCGGGCTTTGCTTGATGGTGTTGGAAACTTGGCCGATATCGTCGGCGAGTGTCGCGGGGGCAAGCGATGCCAGCCAGTCCTGCGTGTAGAGGTCGAAGGCCGTGTAGTTGTGGACCCAGCTCTGCGCCAAGGCGTAGGCGGACGGCGTCTTGTCCTTGAAGATGCGGATCTGCAGCCTGGCGCGCGGGGCGCGGGAAACGATCGCCAGCGTCTGGTAGTCGTCGAGCTGCTCGCCGCCGAAGGGCGTGAAGTTAAACGGTATGCGTCCTTTCAGCCAGTAAGGCTTCGGGAAGGAGATGACAGGCAGGGGAGCACCCGCCACGGAAATCGCGCCACCGGCTGGGCCGCAGACCTGATTCCAGATCATGTCGAACTTGCGGGTGAAATCGTTCTCGTCTTTTGTCTGCTTGTCGGAATAGCGCGGTGGCTTGTCGATAGGCAGCTGGAAGGGGTTCACGATGCCGAACTCGATGCCGAAGAGTTCCTCGGCGATATAGAAGCTGCCATCGAGCAGCAATTCCTGCCACCAGCTGAGATCGCCAAATTGCTCGATGATCGCCTTGAACGGGACCTTGCTCAGATAGGCCGGGCCGAAAGCTTCATAAAAGATGTAGAAGTCCACTAAAGCATCGTCGATGCCGCTCTCGTGGTTGACCCAGTCGCGGATATGGCTGCCGTCGGCGCCGCCTGCGGTCAACGGGCCCTTGCCGTTGGGGAAGCCACGCTTGGCAAACTCGCCGCGCATGAGGAGCGGGTCCTGCCCTTGCGTGCCCTTGCTCATTGCCAGGCACATTTCAGCATAGGCCGCAGCGGGATTGATGCCGTCGCGATCGACCGGCAGGTTGCCGCCGGCGCCCTCTCCGGCGTCGTTGCAGGATTCGCACGGCGGGTGGAAGACGACATGATCCGACTTGTTCAGGCGCACCAGATGCAGGGCTTCGTTGCCGACCCGCTGCGGAAAACTCTCGACGAGGTAGTCGTTGAGATCGTTCATGGCATCAATGATGTCGCTGGACTTATTGATGAGATCCCACGGATCATATTTGTGTTGAGCGATGCCCACATATGCAAGCGCTTTGGTGGCTCCTATCGCCCGGACCCCCTGGAACGCCAGGCAAGCACCGTAGATGATGCCGCCGACGATCGGGACCTTCTGCCAGCCGGGGCAATGGGGCATCGGCGGCATCGGCGGCAAAAGGGATGCCGGCCCGAAGCCTTCGGTGAAGGAATATTGGGCGAGTTTTGCCAGAATGGCGGCCGAGCGCAGGGCCAGTTCCGCCGTCGTCAGCTGGAAGGCGACCGAGGTCGCCATGACGACGGTTGCCTGCGAGGAGGCGACGTTGTTCATCGCCATGATGTTGAGATAGCGGGCTTCCCAGTCGGCATGGACGAGCGCTGCGGCATCCGCCGTGTCCTGCGTGCGCTGCTTGTCGTAGATCATCTGTCCGGTATTCAGGATCCAGACGATCATCAGGGCGAGCGCGATCGTCATGTAGAGGATGATCGGCGACAGGAAGCCGCGTTCGTCGCGGTGCAGGCGCTTGATGAGGGTCGATGTCATAGCAGGTTCACCTCCGCCGTCGAGATCGTGTAGTAGCGGCCGTCTTTCCTCTGGCCGCGGGCAAAGACCCAGCCGGCATATTCGAGCAGCAGGAAGCGCGCTTCCACCTTGGCGGTGACCGGCACATGCGGCGAGCGGTTGATGGCGGCATAGAGCGCCATCGGCGCGCGCTCGACGGTCACGGTGACGTTCTGCGGGTCGAACATGTAGCGGGCCTGGTTGCGCATCGCGCGCCAGTTCTTCGACAGGCCCGAGGCATCGGCAAGGCTTTTCAGCGCATCTTCCGGCGGCTGGCAGGCACCGACGCATTTCAGCTGGTCGTAGGGTGCGGCCGGGATCAGCGCCAGGCGGGCGGCAAGATCGGCCTTGCCGGCGGCAGCATCGTCGTCGCAGGTCCTGGCGTCGATCAAGCTCCGGATGGTGATCGGCAGGGCCGGGCAGAAATAGACACGGGCGCTGCGCGCCGCCGCATAGGCGGCATAGTGGGTGAAGAGGTGGTTCTTGGCCAGGATCGTGAACTGGAAGACCACGAACATGAAGAAGACGAAGACCGGTGTCACGAGAACGAAATCCATCATCGTCGTGCTGCCGGAGATGTCGCCGTGCAGCTCCGATATCCGGCGCCGGCGGGCGGAAAGCCGCGGCAGCAGCAGCATCGAGGCAAGCAGCATCATGGCGATCGCAAAGGTACCGAGGAGCGCGCCGTGATCCTGAGGGACCCAGAAGGTCCGCGAGTGCAGGATCGAACTCCAGAAGGCGCCGTCGAAGATGGGGCGTTCGAGTTCAGCGCGCATTGCTGTTACCTCACGAGTGAAAGAGGGGTGAAATCGGGCATGAAAAGGCACCAGAGAAGTCCGAGAGCAGCGGCAACGCCGAAGCGGACGGTATGATGGGTTTCGCGCGGCTTCAGCACCAAAGCGGCATCGCGGAAACCGGCAGGCAGGAGAAGCGCAAACAGTCCGACCGTTCGGGCCAGCACGCTCCACTGAACGCGCCGCGCCATGGAGAAAACGGCGATCACGCCGCCGGCCATCAGCGATGCAAGGGTGACGTCGATGGCGGGCCAGAGGCCGAGAATGGCGCCGAGCGCCGCCATCAGCTTGACGTCGCCGCCGCCGCAGCTTCCGGCTGCGAAGGCGATGATGAAGATCAGGCCGGCTGCAAGGAGGCCTGCGAAGGCAAGCCCTACTCCTGCGAGACCGCCGCTGACTGCCGCCAACATGAACCCGCCAAGCAGGCAGGGATAGGTAACGGCGTTCGGGATATGACCGTGGCGATGGTCGAGCACCGCCGCGATCATGGTGCAGGCGACGGCAAGAGCCGCCGCCGCTGGCATCAGGGTCAGATCATAGGTCGTATCCATGATCCCGACCCGCTTATTGACCCGGCTCAGGAATTCTCTCGGCATCCGAGAGCGCCGTGTTCTTTTCGTTGAACCATTCGCCGATCTGTTTGCCGAATGCGAGCAGGATCAGCATCAGCGGAATGACGATCAGGGCGACTGCCAGGACGATCTGGGCCATGTCGCCGCGTTCGTCCTTGTGAAGTGCAATTGCGAGAGTCTTGAGTTTGCCAAACATGTGATTACTCCTCATTCTCAGGTTTGTTTCGGTTAGAAGCCCTGGTGAAGGTGAAGCAAGCATACGCCATCGATCCGAACGAGCATGTTGCTCGATCCAATGATATTTTCTGCTTCAGCTTATCTTCCCCGGCGGCCAACGTTTGTTGAGCAACACCATTAAGACCCAAGAGTGCGCCCAAGGCCAGCCCTCCGTCAAGCAAACGAAACGAAGGGTTCCAATTGTCTTGGAGGCATCGCCGGCAAAATCGCAGTTGACGACGGGTTTTTTCAACTAACCGATTGAACAGGCTGCAGTTTTACCTGAAGAGACGAAGTTTTGGACGGCCTTTTGAAGCTTCGTCTACTGCTCCATAATTGGTCAATTCTTTCAAAGCGATAGGAGAAACGGCGTGCGGCGGCCATAATGGCTGCCTCAGCGGGGCCCGGCCATGGCGTTGTTTGGCGATCTGGATTAAGCTTTCCTCAAATGGTGGGTATTGCCAACCAGTCGATCCGGAGAGAAAACGATGGAAACGATGAGCAGCATCTTAATACTTGCATTGGTCCTCATTCCATTGATGATGTTCTTTCCGAGCGCGGTTCAGATGATGGCGACGCTGTTCGGCATGAGCACGGTCCTGGTCGGGATGCCGCTCTGATGAAAGCCGTTTCCGACGACGCTGCCGAACAGGCGACCTTTCAGGTCCTGACCCGTGCGCTGGACAAGCTGCTCGGGCCGATCCGCTTTCTCCTCGATGATCCGAGCGTGTCCGAAATCCTGATCAACGGCACATCCGACATCTTCGTCGAAAGGCGAGGCAAGCTCGAACGGGCCGATACGCGCTTCGCCAGCCGCGAAGATCTGGAATCGGCCGCGCGCAGCATCGCGCAGTTCTCCGGCAAGCGGCTGACGCCGGAGGAGCCAAGCATCGAGGCGCGTCTGCCGGATGGTTCGCGCGTGCAGATGATCCAGCCGCCCGCCTCCCGCACCGGGCTCTGCATCTCCATTCGCCGCTTTTTGAAGGAACATCGCAGCATCCGCGATCTCGTCACCCAGGGCAGCCTGACCGACCAGTCGCTGACGCTGCTGCAGGCGGCCGTCGGGCTGCAGAAGAACGTCATCATCTCCGGCGGCACAGGCACCGGCAAGACGACGATGCTGAATGCACTGTCGGAAGCCTTCGCCGACCACGAGCGCATCATCGTCATCGAGGACACCTCCGAACTGCAGATCCGCAAGGAACATGTGGTCTATCTCGAAGTGACGAAGCCCGACCGTTTCGGGCGCGGCGGCGCCAGCATCCGCGACCTCTTCCGCTCGTCGCTGCGCATGCGGCCGGACCGGGTCATCGTCGGCGAGTGCCGCGGCGGCGAGGCGCTCGATATGATCCAGGCGATGACCTCAGGCCACAGCGGCAGCCTTTCGACGGTGCATGCGAACACGCCTTATGACTCCTTGCACCGGCTGGAGACGCTGGCGCTGATGTCTGATATCGACATGCCGCTTCGGCCGCTGCGCGCCCAGATCGCCTCGGCGGTCGACGTCGTCGTGCAGATCGCCCGCTTCAAGCGCAACGGCCGGCGCCGGGTAATCGAGATCTCCGAGATCAAGGGCCTGAACAATGACGGCCAGTATATCGTCGAAAGCATCTACAAGCTCGAGGGTGACGGTCATTCCAATCCCGATGGCGCACTGCTGTGGACCGGCGTCGTGCCGAGCTTTGCCGCCGATGCGCTGGAAGAGCTGCAAGGCGCCGAGCGCCCCGAATGGGTCGGTGCCGCCGCGCAGGTAACGGCCTGAAACCTTTGGCGGACGTCGCCTCCAACAAGCGCTTGGCGGCGGCATTTATTCGCGCAATGATTGCACATATGCAATACTCTATTAATGTTCCCGTTGCACTCTAGCGATATCAAATGATTCACGTTCGTCATGATGACGATCTGCAAATGCCGCCTCATGAGAGGGCGCTTAACAGAGAAGACATCATGGTTTCCATTTCATCGCCCGCAGCTTCCGGCAATTCGACGGCGCTGACCCTTCTCAAGGGCTCTTCCCAGTCGTCCGCTGCGGCGACAAAACAGTCGGCCGCCAGCCGGATTCTGTCATCCATTTCCGGCGTCAATCTCGATCCGCTGAAGCAGGCCGAGGGTCAGATCACCCGAATTCTGCTCGAAAGCGGTGGGCAGTTCATCATCGGCGGCGCGTTTTCGGACATCACCGGCACCGATAAGGATGACATTATCCGTGCGGGGCCGGGCAGCGGGGTGAACGGCGGCGCCGGTGACGACATCATCAGCGGCAGCTTCAAGATGGATATTAGCGGCGGCGCAGGAACGATACGATTTCGGTTAGCTCTGGCAGCACTGTCGACGGTGGTGACGGCAACGATACGATCTCTGCCGGATTCGAAAATACGATGAATGGCGGCGCAGGCGCTGATACGATCTCTGCCTCGCACAAGAATGCAGTCAATGCCGGCTCCGGCAATGATGTGCTCACTATGGGGCATGATAACTTGATCGACGCCGGGGCCGGCGATGATACGATTTATGCTGGAGTTGGAAACACGATCACCGGCGGCACCGGAAACGATAGGATCGTTATTACCGACATTCAGTCAGCACTTCATGGAAGCACCGGTTCCACCGTTAAGTTTGCAGTTGGAGATGGACGAGACTCCGTTACTCTTGTGAGATCTTCGTCCACGCTTGAACTGGGTGAAGGCTTCACTGCCGCAAACACGAAGGTAACGTTCAGCGATAACAAGGCAACGATCTCCTTCGATGGAAACGAGACCGATGGAATCTCGGTCGATTTCTTGTTCGACAGCGCACTGACGCTCTCCTTTGCCGACGGCAGTACCTTGGAGGTGAAGCCCGGCATCGTCCCCGCACCCACCTTGGTGTCCTCATACGGGCAGGCCTGACCAAAGGCCCTCACCGAGAAGGCGGGGCGTTGCAGATAGCAGCGATGCAACATTGAAGCCGGCATGGCTTTTCGGGTTCCAGCGACACATGCTGGAACTCAGGCTCTCGTCATGATGACGATCTGCAAGGGGGCGCTCAACAGAGAGGACATCATGGTTTCCGTTTCATCTTCCGCAGCTTTGGGCAATTCGACGGCGTTGACCCTTCTCAAGGGTTCCGCCCAGTCGGCCGCGGCGGCGACAAAACAGTCCGCCGCCAGCCAGATTCTGTCATCCATTTCCGGCGTCAATCTTGATCCGCTGAAGCAGGCGGAGGGACAGATCACCCGAATCCTGCTTGAAAGCGGCGGACAGTTCATCATCGGCGACGCGTCTTCTGACATCATCGGCACTGACAAGGACGACATTATCCGTGCGGGGCCAGGCAGTTGGGTGAACGGCGGAGCTGGCCACGACATCATTCGCGGCAGCTTCGAAATGCACATCAGCGGCGGCGCTGGAAACGATTCGATATCGGTTACCTCTCACAGCACGATCGACGGCGGCGAGGGAAATGATACGCTTTTTGCCGGATTGGAAAGCACAATGACGGGTGATGCAGGAGACGA carries:
- a CDS encoding type II secretion system F family protein; translated protein: MDISILQIFTVALGAVTAGLLVWGAPVRWPAPLLRATERDIALASEAAQVFGRDAVPPYTMILAYGITAIVVFIVISLIFGPIFGFVIAIPVATFLPKGVIRYYLQRRWLQIESQLPYAVDQIVSAVRTGKPLAIAVNAVADTGQMPASREFERIAREQKLGIGLVEALDRHGRNVPSLHFKMVDAALGLFARQGGDISEPLTEMSKSFKEIWKLDQKITTSSSQARMNFRVVNGGALFMILMIFFGQPELIDKVFGNAIGIVIAIVGAILYATGFFWMRSMMKVSV
- a CDS encoding ATPase, T2SS/T4P/T4SS family, with protein sequence MLLKISYEDGSGREVIPLSANETYFVGESSTLTLPAGAGVVRLRGSHVSSPQFVLRKSGQGWSVQHHGRNPTRVDDQPLRAGTPVAVSAGMSIWVPNVTIELVEPAAVAEAVTQFPDQERVLALQMEIHERLLKDTQYDRLVKSSDFGREDTRNRIRERLDMFIKEALDAAPQDLVILVIKNAVYRWLAKRIARTGRRDASSNAASLSREEQDNRRLFDVGKALISALQLKLNFESTRSDFAQLDTRFSAAFQSRQALFNAGDRYEIAHMHLRSNIEELMYRWGTISELMDLDVISEIMVTRYDEIYVEKFGLLERYPFAFANERQLMKVIERIAVDSNRSINESEAMADFRMPDGSRVNAVIPPLAVKGACLTIRKFGGKSRLDISKLVTAGALSEPMRAFLEAAVRSRKNIVVSGGTGSGKTTLLNSLSQFIPVGERVVAVEDTSELQLDGIHVVYLQSRPKTAESETSVTIRDLVRNALRMRPDRIIVGECRGAEAIDMLQAMNTGHAGSMTTAHANTPQDMMTRLEVMVLQGQSSLPVMAIRQQIVAAVELVVQLNRLANGRRAVTEISEVIGIDPDTGLIIVEPIFNLVGRAGGQAVHAFTGYLPSFVAELVEFNDDGEIEKLDMFV
- the cpaB gene encoding Flp pilus assembly protein CpaB yields the protein MNWKLIAAVIVGLITGVLLYFWTESVKNEQTAYAFIRLQPDRKVTRGQAITPDMLAEPVMLPESFGALAKLAVPAASAYQEWLKDRTAASDIPAGSVLLFQYFDDTDGGRLTTMIAPGKRALTLPVNAAAAVGHFVEPGSYVDIIGTVDEPVEPVAPAAAAQPGAPGQPAAVPGQPAVPGQAPATAGQPQAPAQPQSPVEQMLKNYLTQYPGADENDVNAYRKQAQDYKLGISSRTRVVTRTFLQNVKVLAVGAATTAEGAVTKANSTYNNVTVEVTPSEAEMLIFAMGQSNGSLNLVLRNPADNTVEDLPSINWTRM
- a CDS encoding TadE/TadG family type IV pilus assembly protein; this encodes MPGLPSTHTEPMSGPPGRGLLMRLHRDRRGLASIEFVLAAPVILLIVIFVIHANKISTKKVGTMVAMRNAAFAEANGLDCTSDFSNVFPIPALPALPGRDAMSCSRTPSHEGGGDPQRTFVWDDVQKTWKSDGRDFGDMVGDLANEKPQLVTATADRVYKFRDSDDLDTIRSLRWKDAFTVDDSTLFASHNNDTTRRGYDPTLRREIRGVASDSGDLFDGVFPGAK
- a CDS encoding TadE/TadG family type IV pilus assembly protein encodes the protein MTSTLIKRLHRDERGFLSPIILYMTIALALMIVWILNTGQMIYDKQRTQDTADAAALVHADWEARYLNIMAMNNVASSQATVVMATSVAFQLTTAELALRSAAILAKLAQYSFTEGFGPASLLPPMPPMPHCPGWQKVPIVGGIIYGACLAFQGVRAIGATKALAYVGIAQHKYDPWDLINKSSDIIDAMNDLNDYLVESFPQRVGNEALHLVRLNKSDHVVFHPPCESCNDAGEGAGGNLPVDRDGINPAAAYAEMCLAMSKGTQGQDPLLMRGEFAKRGFPNGKGPLTAGGADGSHIRDWVNHESGIDDALVDFYIFYEAFGPAYLSKVPFKAIIEQFGDLSWWQELLLDGSFYIAEELFGIEFGIVNPFQLPIDKPPRYSDKQTKDENDFTRKFDMIWNQVCGPAGGAISVAGAPLPVISFPKPYWLKGRIPFNFTPFGGEQLDDYQTLAIVSRAPRARLQIRIFKDKTPSAYALAQSWVHNYTAFDLYTQDWLASLAPATLADDIGQVSNTIKQSPAADSFTGLTRVFDRGGANAWAAVNTH
- a CDS encoding TadE/TadG family type IV pilus assembly protein, which encodes MRAELERPIFDGAFWSSILHSRTFWVPQDHGALLGTFAIAMMLLASMLLLPRLSARRRRISELHGDISGSTTMMDFVLVTPVFVFFMFVVFQFTILAKNHLFTHYAAYAAARSARVYFCPALPITIRSLIDARTCDDDAAAGKADLAARLALIPAAPYDQLKCVGACQPPEDALKSLADASGLSKNWRAMRNQARYMFDPQNVTVTVERAPMALYAAINRSPHVPVTAKVEARFLLLEYAGWVFARGQRKDGRYYTISTAEVNLL
- a CDS encoding A24 family peptidase; this translates as MDTTYDLTLMPAAAALAVACTMIAAVLDHRHGHIPNAVTYPCLLGGFMLAAVSGGLAGVGLAFAGLLAAGLIFIIAFAAGSCGGGDVKLMAALGAILGLWPAIDVTLASLMAGGVIAVFSMARRVQWSVLARTVGLFALLLPAGFRDAALVLKPRETHHTVRFGVAAALGLLWCLFMPDFTPLSLVR
- a CDS encoding CpaF family protein encodes the protein MKAVSDDAAEQATFQVLTRALDKLLGPIRFLLDDPSVSEILINGTSDIFVERRGKLERADTRFASREDLESAARSIAQFSGKRLTPEEPSIEARLPDGSRVQMIQPPASRTGLCISIRRFLKEHRSIRDLVTQGSLTDQSLTLLQAAVGLQKNVIISGGTGTGKTTMLNALSEAFADHERIIVIEDTSELQIRKEHVVYLEVTKPDRFGRGGASIRDLFRSSLRMRPDRVIVGECRGGEALDMIQAMTSGHSGSLSTVHANTPYDSLHRLETLALMSDIDMPLRPLRAQIASAVDVVVQIARFKRNGRRRVIEISEIKGLNNDGQYIVESIYKLEGDGHSNPDGALLWTGVVPSFAADALEELQGAERPEWVGAAAQVTA